The Ictalurus punctatus breed USDA103 chromosome 6, Coco_2.0, whole genome shotgun sequence DNA segment aatgtagctaatattttttattatgctAATTATACATCAGCCGCATAATTTCAGATGCTTTTTCAGGACATATTTCACTTTAAATTttcttattctgttttctattggcagataatttatCTTCTTTTTGAAAATTAAAGCTTAATCGAGAAGTTCATTTATCTGGCAATAAAGCAAAAATGACTTCAAGCTTgaatgtagtaaaaaaaaaaaatgccgaGAAGTAGATTTCTTTAATTTATAGTGTATTTGGTACATCATATTCTTATAATAGGGAATATTAGATACATTTGAGCACATTCAATATACTTTCACCtgataaaatgtaatattttacagTGTATGATTTTCTTGCTATCcatgttggcacctctgcttAAGTATCCAAAGAACATTGATGGGTTAATTTTTCTAAGAGTGAATGAATTTCCTCTAATTCCACATTGTCAACTATAACAACTGTTCTcttgattcacacacacacacacacacacacacacacacacacacacacatgtcctaTATACAGTCAAAATTTACATTGAGGTTAATTAAAAATTTTATCATCTCTGAAAAATTGTAATTTACCATTCTACCACTCAGACTAATTATCAGTATATTATCAGTATAATTATCAGTTTTCATCAAGTTATTAGAAAAATACTGTTTCTAGGACAGTAGTTCCATTATCTCTTTCTAATTCTGTTTGacttttccttttctccttcACAATCTGTTACACACTGAAATAACTATTTTTACAGTTATCATTGTGTTAACGAATGCTGAAAAAACTACAGGCCTTCGCCTACGTAGTACATCCTATTATGGGGCAAGTAagcattatataattatataattaaaaagaatTCCATAAAAAGTGAGATAAAGAAGAAAAGACAACGTAAAAGCATGAATCAGTTCTTGTAGGAAGTTCATTGGATTAactgcacatttttatttcacatttagaAATTGGATTTCTTctcatttcattattaaagctGTAGTAAGTCTCGttgtaagtaaggaataaatcatAAGGGGGGGTTTGtgccaccctgaagttgattattttctaattacagtctgttctgaagtgttttaatgtTGTTATACCACATTTTACTAAATAATGATATGTTGTTACATTGAATGCTATGTAACTTccacaaatcaaaacaaagcaaaaaacaaacaaacaaaaaacgcaGCTCGTCAAGTTAGTGTACACagaaatgtgtaatgtgtaatgtgtaaaatCTTCTGTCTTGACTCATGGCAGAAAAATTTAACTGactgtaagaaaataaataattttttttgaaatTCTTGtaattggagactccttcaatgaATGTTAAGTAAATGTGCCCTtgcagaaagcttcaccatatcaccaATTATACATTTCacttcagtgctgtgaaaaagtatttgccccatcctgatttcttctatttttgtgtacaggtgcatctaaaaaaaattttgaatATCGTTGAAAAGTTGTTTttatgtaatttaattcaaaaagtggaacttccatccattctagattcattacacataaagtgaaatatttcaagtcttttttttttaaatcttagaTTATGTCTAGAGTCCTCtatacaagtccttgtgaattagttgttactaCTCAATGAtgtgtgaattaaaaaaaacctgtaattTAGATTACACTGACAGAGGTTCTACCCAATCAGAAATGAGAATTCAAAACCACTGtggaataatcatgcactaaaaCCTGAATTAACACCAGGGGTGGAAAGTAATGAATTACATTTTCTTGTGTTACTGTAATTGAGTAGTATTTTGTGTACTTCTACTTTTTAAACTCGTTTTTAAAATCtgtcattttacttttacacaagtatgttttgtttgaaatattgtACTTCGCtacattttaaatcacatttgttactgagtaaaaaaaagtaaataaaaatgtaaggaaAACAATCATGCGATTTGAATGATGGGCAGAAGAACAAACTGGCGCTAAAATCACACGAAAGATGGACATGGACAGTCAGACAGCAGTGGTGCAGTCCCTGCCGAATTCTGCTGAAGTTGAACTCGAAGGAAATGAAGTGAACCCGTGGCCATTTTTAAGTGACCACTTCAGCTTCAAGCGCAAGAAAGGCAACAGCTTTATTATGCAGTGTAAGCTATGTTTGCCCAGAGAGACGGTACAAGCAGCTTATATAAAACTCGTCATCAAACCTGTGCAAGCATGTAGAGGTAATTAAATACTACTTTTAATGTTGCTTTATTAGTTAAAAAGAAGTTTTCATACCTTAGTAAGACACTTTGCTTAAAGTAGCTAAAAAGACATGGGTACATGAAATTGCTAATGGTTGGCACTAGCAAACTGCTGGTaactacagtgggggaaataagtattgaacgtgtcaatatttttttcagtaaatgtatttccaatgaggttattcacatgaaattttcaccagacatcagtattaactcaagaaatcagcaaatataaagaattcacaacattaaagtccataaataaagttatgtgtaataaagtggaatgacacaggaaaaaagtattgaacacactaactgaaatttactTAACACTTAGTGGAGatgtctttgtttgtaatgacatcttcaagacgcttcctgtatgaagaaattaatggaccgcagtattcaggtgtgattttggacaATTCTTCTAAACtcattgtctttaaatcttgttcaactggattcaagtcaggtgattgactgggccaggTGATTGACTCTGAAATCAATtaagagtttcctttgctgtatgctttggatcgttgtcctgctggaaggtccacccatgtctcagcTTCATCATCCTGGAGGATGGAAGCAgcttcttctcaagaatctctcggtaaagggctccattcatcgttccttcaattatatgaagtctgccagtaccatgtgatgaaaaacagccccacaccatgatgcttccacctccaaacttcactgttggtatagtgttttaagggcgatgtgcagtgccatttcttctacaaacatggtgtgtagtataacagccaaaaagttcaattttgctgtcgtctgaccagacttcactctcccagtatttcaaaggcttgtccacatgagttgtagtaaactttaaatgagcttcgacatgccttttctttaagTGAGGTGAGCATGGGGTGAGCGTGCATAGAGGTCATGGCGGTGGAGtgcattgtctattgttttctctgtgacgatggcacctgctgcctccaagtgtttctggagctctttcctaATGGTCcatggctcttgggctactcttctgactattcttctgactcccttgtcagaaatcttgcaaggatCTCCTGTggatggccggttgatgatggagtgatgttgcttccacttgccgataatggccccaatggtgcttactggaaggtTCAGAAGTTTtcaaatatgtctgtatctgattcatCAATattttttgcaacaataaggttgcaaaggttttgggagagctctttgctttaaTCCATCATGTtccttgtgtgacaccttggtaaccaAAAGACTTTTTTTAGATCATCAATTTACTagcccagctgatattaatttgcatggATAGGGGCTAAAATTACTTATAGATTTCAGCTGGTAtctgccttaccttgccttggagaactgctttttcttagcgtgttcaatacttttttcctcatCCAGTGATGTTTGTATATGCAGATgcatatggcaaattatataaacatttgCAATTATTCCCGTTTAATAAGTTCGCAATATCATGAGTGAGAGAGTCAACAGGAAAAggtaaaacagaaaaataatctgcaagttttacctttttttttttttttattttttttttttttttttttttttttttttacaaaaaagagGTTTGGGTTAAAATGACCTCAGAGGTCACCGACTGGGTCAAAATGTGTACAGGCATTTCGAAAACTCTGGAACACAAGATGTACATGTTTATGAATTCAACTTATAAATTTACAAAAAGTCAGAAGATTCATGATTCAGTTTTGCCCCAGATATTACAAGAGggttaattcatattctttcttatagagcatgtttgatttagtttactcTTAGGTGTTAAAACATCTCTGCTATTGAACAGTACATAAAagcttctataactgtatataataaCTGTAGTGCTAAATTTAACTACAGTGTGAGTCTTATAAATTAATGGGTGAATACCAACAACTTTAAGTACATGTTAGTGCATGTTTGTAAGTTACTGTATTAATTAATGTATATAAGAAAACTGTCATAATTAATACAGACTGTATTGTATTTGTCTGATGCCATATGCAAGTGTGTCAGAGCTATAAACCTTAcccttgtttttaaatgaatcagTTTGAAAGAGTGAACGTGTGGAAACTGATGGtgaagtgtgtgtatttctCACTCAttgtgaaaggaaagaaaagatgaTATAATCTGTGAGAtattactctctcactcccttGCCTCAAGGAAAGCAACCAcagcatacttaaaaaaaaaaaaattattaatctGAATTTGGGATTCCCCATGAGTTGAACTGAAATAGTTCTATTTTGGTTGAGCTGTTGTGCCCAGTCATGTCAGTAGGTTTTGTGTCACTGCTGTAACAAGTATGTGGCATCATCTAGAGGCGATATTCTATTCTTAATAAAGTAGTCAGACTGAAGTGCATTTACCAACTGGTAAGAAATTTTTAATAAGGTTTCTCTGTTTAAACCAGGTAAATAGAATTTACATAATTACATTATGgacacaaaatgaaaaatacattcAACATAATTAAACTtatacaacaaaaaataaaggcAAGCCAAAGGTCATCCTAGTGATAAAAAAGTTCTGTTATCCATTAATGTTTGTTACTGTCAGATGGAGAGCTGAAGCCCTGCTGATAAGATTTGGTGCACATGTTTAACCAGATGAGTCTGACATATAAATGAGGtcaaaaatacatgtattttgtatgtatataaatgtacatattttgCAGATTATACTTTCCATAAATATAGCTAATATTATTCTTGCATAAGTTAAGCACACAAGGCTTTTAAGCTCAGGTCATCAGGACATAGTCATCTGCACAATCCTCGTTGTTGTCCAGTTTTTTCACCGGCTCAGAGGGAAGCATAACTACAGCATAATGACAGTCATTGTCCATGGAGTCTCTTCTGTCAGTGTTTGTGCCATGCCCTGCTGTATGGTCCGTCCCATGATCAATGGTGGCGTAGAGAACGTCCTCCTTAGGTGACATCTGTGTATAAGTGTAATAAAATTGTGTATTAATCAGTGTATCAGGTAATGTTACAGCTAGGTAATGTTATAGCTACAGCTAGTTTAATCTGTAGTCTAACACAACTGTTCCAGTCAGTTAATGTCTAGTGAGCTCAGGTGGTCTCAAACCTGGTCCAACTTTATACTGTGTCAACAGTACAATTGGGCAATTAGAACAGGGCATGGGTTTTTGGAAAAATACCTCAAAACACAATGGGATATCATAATGGGATATCTAGCATTTTAGCAGGGAATGAGAATGGTAAAGATTCTCTTTGTGTTGAcatctgaaaatgaatggttCGTTTTCTGGCcaatattttaggtcatattataggctaacacaaacacaactctTTGAGTTGAAATCTATATGGTAGAAAAAATAATTGATTTAATAAAACGATAAAATTAGTCTTTTAGAGTGAGTTAATTCATTCAGGTGGTTGAATTGGTGCAACCTCGTTGAGGGAAGTGGCTGCTCAGTGGTTAAGCTATTGAGCTACAGATCAGAAAGCTGTGAGTTCAAATCTGAGCACTAGTGGCCATAGTTGAGTCCTGAGAAAAACGCTTCAACTGCTCTGAAGTTGCTTTGGCTAAAAGTGTCAGCCTAACGAGCAAATATAATGGGTTATATTTGGATTTTAAATTTACAGTCCAGTACTTGAAAACATACtgtaaaataatgcaaaaaaaaaattatattacagtactttactctaaacatgttttttcaatcattttaaatcattttaaaattatatgaaTTTTACAGTACATTTGTGCCCAATTACAGATGattacaaatataaatgcaCATGTACAAACTGCAGGTTTGGCTCATGTCAGTTATGGCGTCAAAAGCCATAACAAGACATTTTAAAGGGTTACCTTCATGGTTACAAAACAATATTTGCCAACCTCCTAATGCATACTTACACTCCTGTATGCGGAATTACGTGGGAACTGTCCTCATATTGCAAAGTGTAACCCtatatataaatgcatactTAAATTGTCAGATACTCTGTAGTTGAACATATCTATGAACATATCTGCAGGtcaaataactttatttacccCACATACTGTTAAGTATGTTACAACAGTTAAGATATGTTTGTATAGTTATGCAAGCCAAAATAGAAGTTCATACATATGTATTTgcctaaaatgtatttttctaaTAACTGCATACATCCCAGTAGTCACACTATGTTATAGTTGCATGAATTGTTTATTTAGGTGTTAGAGGAACAATAAATAGTGTCACCAAAATCTTGAGAATTTAGTCAAAATAGTAAGCACTGATGCAGCACCCTCATACTCTGTGAAGGTAAAGACTGGAGAATGTTTTACACAGCCAAAAGAGAACATTTTGACCTAAAAGGATGAAGTAGGTCTGATAGTAGGGCAGAGCACTTTGACATCACtaataagtttttatttattaaagaataatacATTATATGTGTTTAATTTTATGGAATGTCAGTTAAACATGTTATTTCCTGTCATTATTTATGTTAGAACAGCTGTATACCACAATACTGTGAACAGCtccttttatagaaaattaatcaacaccttctgagcaaTTGGAAGTGAACACAGTGGACACAGAAGTGTTATTCTTCTAAAGTTCTACAATTCTTTCACGACTAATCAAAATCGTATTCAGCCAAAATAACATCTTATACTGCACTCTTCCAGTACATTTAAATATtcttgtatgtatgtatacaaatATTCTTGTATGTTTTCTTGTGAGTttgcaaacaaatattaaaacacaTGATCATATTGTTATTTTAACTTTTTAAGTTAAAAACAAGTCTCTtggtgttgtattttgtttgtttgtaagtAATGTGTGGGAGGATTGTGGTTTCGTTCGATGTTCCTGAGAAGACCATAAATATCTCAGCATTAAATAACATCATCTAAAACAGTTCAACACAAACTAAATGACAATTAAAAGTGAATCCACTAACAGCAAACAATGTTAAAAatttaaagacacacacacacacacacacacacacacacacacacacacacacacacacacacacacacacacacacacacacgtatgtgcAAAATAACTTTTTGGTAAATTTAACATATTAATGGCATTGAAATGTGCTTCCAGTATCCTAATTGGTATGTTCAACCATTTTAGCATATATCATTTTAGGTTTTCTAATTGAACTGAGCAGGGTTATTGGTAAGAGTGTTTTTACATTTCCTGTCCCACTTTCATGATACTTCATGAAGGGGTGTAGTTTCCATCATGCATGGTTTACTCAGTTAAATACCAAAAATAAGATCAGAATGATTTTGCTGGTACTTGGTAGTCACAACAGTATAATATTTCCAAAAACCCAGGACTGCCATCCGTGTTAACAGGTCATTTCTATTCACATCACAGAAACAATGGCGAGATTGTGTGGCTTATTTGAATGtcaaacaaccaatgacaaattgcaaagaaaaataaactgcAGCTTCATTAAAATACTATTCAGGTCCTATGATTCCCTTCATAATGGAAATATAAATTCATGAGCATACCATAGGAGATTATTAATTGAGTTGCAAGAAATTTCTGctcttggctttttttttatgttagcCACACACATTGTGCCACTTTTAGATAATGTGATGTAACCACAGAATTGCTAGGACTATTTATGCAGTAGCATTTTAGTAATATGCTAGACTCCTGTTAGGTGTTTATGTCAGTGCTTgccattttttcatttgtattagtttttttttttttcatttttaaattgtctcaTTGCTTTGTTGTTACATTGTATTATATATGTCATAATATAATTGTCTGCATTTTTACTTTCAGATGTTTTGTTGCTTGTGCTATGGTCAGGACACTATTTTCTGAACCCTGTGTCTGATGCTTCTAATCAAGTTGCCAATATTGAATGTGTGgtaatttgcataatctgaacgCTATACCCAGAAAATCGACTTAAGCAGGAACATAACCTCTCTGAATACACATAAATAATGATGTAATTTTTGTTCACCAATTCCAGAAGAATACAGCCCATTGtgtttgtcatgctgtacatgaaGTGATGTTGTTGATTTAAGTTTAGCTTTGCAGTACACTTTTTTGTTCAGGTATGGCCTCTGATCTGTGATAAATAGACATGTATTCCAAGCAAAGTAAGACACAAGTGAATTTCCATTTCTAATGATACTTTTCAGCAAAGCATTTGCAATACAACATAATAGATAGAATGTCAAAGTAGCCAGTGCTAgacaggcttggggagtaatggAACACAAGTAATGGTGttatgtaatcaggatacaaaaaactggtaactgtaatccgttacagttatttcaaaaaacaaagtaatcagattacaggtacattttgtaaaaaatgggaatactaccaggattacaattttttgttcatttaaaaccaaagaaattaatcttttcaCATAACAATATAGACATCTGCTTGattggttctctcttgccagtcatgGCTCACATGAgtaacctcctggtgcatgcgcaaatCAATTTTgagcaaagttaatttggtagaaatgaacacaaattgttatggtgaccatacgtcctcttttccctagacctctttttcagaccttaaaaaagcgtccggctgggatttctaaatttgagaaaatgtccaggattCGGTCTTACTTTCATTATGATGTGGTTAGGGTCaccctagcttttgtgatgtaatgttacccgcatcgggacagtgatcttttatttatttatttattttattaaaaacaaatccaaacattgaacatgtttttaaactctaaaataagctctaaatattgttcagtattttagatcatactGCATTTCtctttactttatttacatccatcttctaccgcttacaccttttcagggtcacggggaaacctggagcctatcccagggaacatcgggcacagggcggggtacaccctgggcagggtgccagtccatcgcagggcacaatcacatacacactcattcatacactacggacactttagacaggccaatcagcctaccgtgcatgtgtttggactgttggaggaaaccggagtacccggaggaaacccccgcagcacggggagaacatgcaaactccgcacacacatggcccgggtgggaaccctggaggtgtgaggcgaacgtgctaaccactaagctaccgtgcgccactttatttacatatgtaattcaaaagtaatcagattacattactttcatattgtgatacttggattacgttactgatgaaATTTTTTATGTAGTAATTTTTAACTGTactggaatacatttttaaagtaactgtCCCAACCCTGGTGCTAGATGATAACTTGACACCCATTTGGGACGTTTCAGAGACATACTTTTAATTTATAGGCTCATTACTATGAAGGAAAAGTGACATAAAACAATGGAATTGTAATAATGATGTTCTTagtctccttctctttctcatcATCGGTCAATCAGTCCATCAGCAGGTATACAGTAAAACTGCTGAAATGTAACTGCTATCAGTTGCTGCTACCATGACCCAGGAATAAAAATGTCTAGGCCTGTTTTTGGGACATTATTCAGTGTGATGCCATATTTGATTATGATTGTGTATTAAGATTATAGCCCACTGCACATGTAG contains these protein-coding regions:
- the si:ch211-214p13.7 gene encoding uncharacterized protein si:ch211-214p13.7 isoform X3, giving the protein MGNLSCFTGRKDKYQGDAGQMSPKEDVLYATIDHGTDHTAGHGTNTDRRDSMDNDCHYAVVMLPSEPVKKLDNNEDCADDYVLMT
- the si:ch211-214p13.7 gene encoding uncharacterized protein si:ch211-214p13.7 isoform X2; translation: MLHGKCSTEVILYSCLISLEKTNIKVMMSPKEDVLYATIDHGTDHTAGHGTNTDRRDSMDNDCHYAVVMLPSEPVKKLDNNEDCADDYVLMT
- the si:ch211-214p13.7 gene encoding uncharacterized protein si:ch211-214p13.7 isoform X1, yielding MFPLLMKGGGVNCLAAVARLISLILHLFRPQIHTTYAKGFRLWEISHASREEKTNIKVMMSPKEDVLYATIDHGTDHTAGHGTNTDRRDSMDNDCHYAVVMLPSEPVKKLDNNEDCADDYVLMT